The Manis javanica isolate MJ-LG chromosome 13, MJ_LKY, whole genome shotgun sequence region CCGGCCGCACTTGAGAATGACAGGTGGGAAACAAACTCGGGAAAGGGTTACCCGGGACAGTGCCCAGGTAACGCGCAGAGGGACTTGGCACAGGTCCTGAGCCGTCTTCATCCAGGGGCTCATCACCCAGAATCCCAGCTGGAGCCATTTCAGCCGGGCCCAGGACCAGGTCTTTGCCTAGAGGGTGCAGGGCAGGCACTGGCACAATCCCGGGGTActgcctggaggaggcaggcaAGAGGCTGTCACATGGAGAAGCTCGCCACTCTTTCATGGCTCCGAGGCCTGTCCTTCTCCTCCAGCTCCAGCCCCCAGTcgccctctccttccttctcctccttcttgacggtctgctcttccttctctctaTTGCTGGGAAGACAGAAGCCCCCAGATGACCCAATTTAATAAGAACTTAGAGGGTTCCAGGCATCTTCCAATCTTCCCAGAGCCTCCGGGTCCTGCACCCTTGCTGATGCCATTGTAGAGAAGGGCACACTGAGGCGCAGACCAGTTGGGACACCTGCCCAGGTGGGATAAGAAGGAGGTGCTGGAGCCCCACACTTGAGCTACATGAGCCAAAACCATACTCTCAACATGCGGCCCCCCCTGGCTTCCTGGGTCTGAAAACTTGGGGTGAGGGGAAGGTCAGAGAGATGGGAACATGGACCAACTGACGGGCAGGTATATGAATGAGTGGATGGGCAGGCAGTGGAGGGCTGGGTGATGGacggatgggtgggtgggtggacagaCAAAGGGATAGATGGATGATGGAGGGACAGACAGATGGAAGGATACAGAGGcgaatggataaatggatgggATGTGAGGGGAAATCCCATTTGAAACACATTAGGAATGGGGGTTCTCTTTGAGGGGCCACCCCCATTCTGCAGGTGGGAAGTCAGTAAGGCAATGTGAGGCCCCTGTCGATTCTGAATCAGGATTattccctggccctgccccctctgaGCAGGTGCTGCAAAGGTGGGGGTGGCAGAGGGGGGAAAGGGGCTCAGCAGGGGCCACAGCTCTGACAGCAGCTGCGATCCGACGCATCGGGGGCCTGCCTGCTGCGGGACTCGCTGCACCAGACAGCGTAGACCACGGTGAGGATAAAAATGAGGAAGAGGAAAGCCAGCATGGCCCCGAGCCCTGCCGGCCACGGCTTCCTCTGGACTGCTGTGTGTGGGAGCAAAGCGGGGTCAGCAGCCTGGCACCAGGCTGGGGCCCCCCTGCCAACCCTCTCCCTCCAGGGCCTTACAGGGCTGGGCCTGAACCAGCCCCAGGACCAGAGCTGCCAGAAGGGAGAGTCGGAAGGGGTTTGGCCAGAGTCTGTCCATCCTGGTCCCCCGTCTTTCCCCAGTCCAGCAGGTCTGCCTGAAGAGGAAGTGGCCTGCCCAGGGCACCGGCGAGCAGGGTGTGGCCGATGCCACAGGAAGTGGGGAGTGGGGCCCCCCCTTCCCTGGGTTCCGGGCACCCTGAGGAGGGGCCCCAGGTCTCAAGCATCCCAGCACCCTGTCTCCCTGAGGCCCACCCTGACCCCGTCACTCCCCATAGCCAGAGCCATGGGAGGGGAGGCTCAGCAAAGGTGGGAATACATTTTATGAGCACCTACTAGGTACCAGGCCTTGCAATGGCTCTTAAGCCCCCACGCCTCCTTCAAGCCTCACACTCAGGTGGTCAGAACTCTTGTCCTCACATTTTGCAAGAGAAGCCAACTTGAGGCTCAGAGACGGCAGACCATCACCCCAGGACACACAGCATTCCAAAGGCATATAGTCCTCCCAGCTAAGAACCACAGCCGGGAAAGAACACCCCACACCCCAACCCTCTCCCATCCTAGGACAGGAACCCCCAAAGGTGACTTTAGCCACACCCTCTGTCTAGGTCCTCTgggctgcccagcccagccctgccaacaGCCAGCGACATCTGTCTTTCCACGCTTCAGTGTTTTGGGCTGGAAAATGGGGCTAATTATGTACCGATGGAGACTGAAAGGATAAAGATGCTAGGCGCCTCCACAGAGCGTCCATTAGGGCATTTACTgcgtttgttttatttatgttttttaccGCCCCCTGGTGAACAGTCCTGGAAGTGCTCTAGAGCAGAAGCCCCTCACCTTCCGGGCTGAATCCTACCCACTCCAGCTCCCCGCCCCAGAACGGAGCCCCGAACGCCAGCCTGTGTCAAGGTCCTCAGTAAGGAAGAGCTAAAGTCCAGGGCAAGGCTCAGGGCCTGGAGAAAGTGAGAAGGGGAGAGCTGGGGCCTGGGAGGAGAAAGTACCCAAACCTTCCCGATCCAGTGCAGGGCCCCGGGAAGACCCAGTTCCTAAGAACGTGACATCATGTGACCCAGAAGAGGTGGCAGGGGAGCAAGGATCTCCCAGGAGACAGCACTTGGGGCTCAAAGTCCAGGGCTCGTGGCAGTGGGATGAAGGTTGCAGGGGGCGTGTTTAATCCACCCCGGGCATCTGGACGCTGCTGCTGCTCAGCTTCCATACCTGTCCGGGCATTACCCAGCCCCCAAAGGCTGCCTCCCTCAGGGGGAAACTGAGTCCTCAGGAACAACAGGAGCCCTTCTGAAGGGCTCTCATCAACTCTAATGTAGATCCCTGAGAGGCAGCACCCAGTGGATGCTGGTCCCCAGGCTTTGTGGGAGGGAGGAGCTTCCGCCCAGCAGACAtcaggcagagggaaaagaaatCAGGCAGTGGGTAGAAGCAGGTGGAGCCATAAGAGTGTGGGGGCTGGAGGAGTCTCTTTAGACTCTCCAAGCACAAGAAGAACCCCCCGGGCAGGACAAATCAGGAAAGAGATACATAAAGACCATGGGGCCCACACAGAGCCCTCCCTGAGGGGTGGGGTGCTGCATTCTCAACCCCAAACGGCATCATCTTGGTGGCTTCAGTTCCAGGTCACTGTTTATAGGGCGCAGAGGGGGCATCTCGGGGAGACTGCCTGGAGGAAGCGGCAGGAGTGTTCACATGGCCACGTTCTTGGCTTTTCCATCGTCACTgggctcctctctctcctccagctccagccccaggttcttccttccttcctttgccgccttgctccccttctccttcctctcttcccctttcctctccctcttgcCTTCTTCACTGCAGGGATACAAAGACCCCAGACCCCAGTAAGAAACAGAGTTGCTCCCATTTAGTGGACGCTTACCTGCGCCAGGCTTTGGGAGGAAGGTTTTGCAAAACATGGCCCCATTGCGATCCTCCAAGCGGCCCTCACGAGACAGCcttgttatttccatttcacagaggcAGAAATTAAGGATCAGTTGTTCTAAGGATAGAcaggtggatgggtgggaggaTGGGGGGATGGACATGTGGACAGATGAgtggatgggtgaatgggtgggtggaggaggaggttcCTCCTTACCCGTGTAGGGGCACCAGTGAGCTCTAGAACCTCCAGCAAACCCTGAGAGCAGGAATCGCACTTTCTAGGCTGAGACGGGTCTTAGACGAAGCAGTCAGGCCCACAGACACCGCTCCCTGGGCACATCTGGGGCTCGGCTGAGAATGTTCCCGCCAGCCTGGTCTCCTCTCAGCTCCTGCACTCCCACTCCTGTCCCCGTGCCTTCACCCAGGTTGGGATCTTGCCCTGGAAAAGCCCCCAGCCCGGACTTCATCCCAGATCCCTCCCACAGAATCATGTCAGGAAGCAACTGGGGCCACAGCAGACACTGAGCTCAGTTGAGCCACCCACACCGAATGACGTGCTTATGTACAGACACCTACGTGATGCCACACCACAGTCTTGTTCCACAGACAggtattaagcacctactgtgtgccaggccctgtgcagggCCCTGGAGACACAGGACCAAAGCTAAGTTCTATTAACCTACTGGAAGCCACCATCTAGAGCTGAGAAGTCAGTAAACAACTGGATAATTTCAGCTGGTGGTAAGCACAAGGAAAGCAGAGCTGTGGGGCACAGCGATGTCAGGAAGGCTGGGGTTCAGGATGGGCTTCTGTGAGGGGGAGACATCTGAGCTGGGACTGAAGGAGAAGGAGCCAGCCAGAGGATACGGGAAAGGTTCCAATCAGAAAGAGCAGtcggtgcaaaggccctggggcaggagtgtGCTTGAAGTGTTCAAGGACAGAAGGAGGTcatctctgcacagccatccctgcCCCCACTAAGGAGGGGGCTCACACAGGCCCCCTGATCCCCAGGCATGTCTGCAGGCAGTACCTTGGGTGTATGTCCTGGTAGGGGTGGGTCTCCATTCTCAGCATAGTGCCCTCCTCATCTTCAGCTCTGCAGGGTGAGAGGGGGAGACAGCCTCAACCTCAGGCTCCCCACTGGGGCTCATGAGCTCCAGGAAGCAAGGATCCCGCGGGCTGGGTGGCTGTGCTGGGCCGTGGGGTGGGGGTCTGAGGAGGAGGAgcggggaaatggggagatggaGCAAAGGCACCAAGGAGGGTCAGAAAGTGGGAGGCTGTGGCCCACACTTTGGGGAGCAGGGGCCCGGCAGGCGGCTGCAGGTGGGGAGGCTCCCACCTCTCTTTGGAGCACCAGATGCGGTTGGCCAGCATGAGGACGAAGACGATGAACAGGAACCCCACGACTGCAGCCAGGCCCACGAGCCACGGCTTCAGATGGCGCTCCGTGGCTGtgcagggagggggaggcagggctCAGAAATGGGACGGGTGGAGGGTCTCTCCAGAATGGCGAGTGTGGGCAGGGGGATGCTCAGACAGAAGGGGTCTTGGAAAGGAGCTGGGGTGCAGAGGTGGGGTGAAGAGACGGGGAGGGGGCTTAGACCCCCAGGGGGAAGCTCAGAGATGTggagggaggcccagaggagcCTGGGGGCTGAGAGCCGACCCCGTTCCCCTtctgcctgcccctcctctcAGATGCCCCAGGTTCTCATCACAGGAAGCGGGGAGATGGGGCACCCAGGACCGAGCCAGCACCCCGGGGCCAGAACCCTACCCTGCTGGGCCCAGGCGGGCGGCAGGTGCAGAGCGGCAAGCAGGAGCAGGGTCTCCGGGGCGCCCATGGCCGTGGAGGAGCCAGCGGCCGGAGCAGGTGCAGTGGCGAGGGAGGCCCTGCCCGGCCCAGGTAAGGTGCGGGCAGACCTGGGGTGGGGCGTGCCCCTCCTGCTGGCCCTCCCGCCCTCCCCTCCAGACTCTGGACCCGGTGTAATAATAATTAACTCAGGCACTCGGtccctctgccccaggccccaccctagGGTGGCCGGCACAGGGTCCCCTAGCCTCCGTGGCCCAAGGCCCACCGACACGCCCTGGCCTTCCACGTGCCCTGGCCTTCCGTCCCAGCTGGCTGGGTGCCTTTAAGCATCATTATCTTTCCTTCTCTGAACACCCCAGGAAATTTTCAGAGAAGCCCACCAAGGCCAGGAGCGCCAAGGCCAGGCAGAAAAGtccagagctgggatttgaacctgggtctCCCTGTCCACCAGCTTATACTGCCTCCTCCTGGCTGCTGGGCCTTTGAGGACCACAGCCAGCATGGGGCCTGAGCACAGGGGACAAGAAGGAATGGGCCAAGTGCTGCCATCCACCTCCAAGCCCAGCCATCCTCGTGTGGCTGGGGAACGGGGCGCCCCGGGCAGCCGGTGACTCAGACTCCAGGCCATCCTGCCTGTCAGCCTTGGTCACTGGGTTGATCAGATAGGGGGGCCCTGCCCCTGTGAAGAAGGTCCCCACCCCAGCTGCCACGGGACAGCCACAGTCCAGGCACGTGGCAGAGACAGGTGGAGGGGCCGGGCCCTTCTCCAGGCCTGCGAGGCCTCCACAGGGCCCGGAGGGGCTGGGGAAATGCTCAGGTCATAGCACACGCATCGGTGCAGCGCCTGTGTACACCCGGAGCCTCCCGAGGTCTGACTGTGACCACTATGCAGAGGCACGAGCCAGCAGAGGGCGAAGAGCCCCGGCAGCCCAGGCATAGGATGAACCCGCGTCAACCAGCCGGGCAGGCGTATATGAAGGGCCTGTTCCATGGCCTGTCCTGTGCAAAGCTCAGAGGGAAAGAAGCCCCAGGCTCTGTGTCCCTGGGGAGTTCTCAGCCTAGCTGGGGAGCCAGGACCCCTGGAGACAGACAGATCCAGTGGctgagcagcagagccaggaatgAGAAGGGACGTGGGGGGTACAGAAGGTTCCGAGGTGGGGAGTCCAGCAGAGCAGGGGGCACAGGACCCCAGCTCGGAACTTCCGCTTTCCAAGGCAGGTGGCTGGACCGgcctctctctcctccagtcaAGTCATTTCTTTTCTAGACTGTGTGCCTCCATTTTCCGGTCTGTGAATGGGGTGGCGAGTCCTACCtcggaggattaaatgagataatacatggaaGAGGCTTACTTAGCACAGTAGCAGGCTGAGTAATGACGTCCTAAGCACTAGGTGGGGATTAGCCACCactattattgttttttaacatCTTGGCATTCTTGGTTCACAGCTTGGAGGGGGCTTTGTGGGGCCAGACTCTGGGAGTGTGGGGGAGGCAGAGGTGTGGAAGGAGCCCACGTCCAGCTACGGGACCCTGCCAACCAAGGAGGTGAACATTCTCTGCCAAGAGCAGGCAGATGCGGGGAGAAAGGGCTCTGGTGCACACCAGCCCTTCCGCACAGCTGCCAAGGGGCTGAAACCCAGTCCCAGGCCAGCGGGCAGGGCCGGCTCAGGGCAGCCCCCAGGAGCCCTGCACCGGTGGATCCTTGAAGGCGATGGAGGGGCGGTGGGGGACCCGGGCTGGGGCTTCTCCGGGAGCCCCCTCGCTGCCCCCGCCGGTGTCCTCGTTGCCCCGCCAGGCCAGGGCCAGCTGCAGGTCCAGCTCCTCCAGATCCTCGCCCTCCAGGCTCGGGCGCAGCTCCCGGGGGGCGTCCTCCTGGTCCAGCTTCGGGCCGAAGGCCCAGTCTGCGGCAGGAGCTGCTGAGGGCCTTCCGCAGCCCgcccgccctccctccctccctcggaCCCCCGAGTGGCCCCACGCTAGCCCACGCCAGGCTTGCACGGGTAGGGGCTCACCAGCCAGGTCGTGGGCGAGGTCCTTGAGAAGGTGCCCGACAATGGCATAGGCCACGACCGCCACCAGGAGGGCAGCCATCAGCAGGTACAGTGTGTACCTGGGCAGGCGGATGGCGTCCAGCGGCGGCGGGCGGTACTCCTCGTACAGCGGTGGGGCCGGGCTCCAGCCCTCCGTCCCCTCCTTGACCGCCAGCCCCGGCATGGTGGccacctggggcaggaggggcccgGAGGTGACCCACGTGGCGGAAGTACTAAGGGTCTTTGGGTTAAGAGGATTGGGGCTCCCACCACCGCCATCTGCCTGGATTAATCCCATTGCAAATCACTTCCGTCCGTTGGCGCCCTGCCTCACTCCGCTCCAGCACCCCTTCCTTACCTCTAGGGGCCTTTGCAGGGGctgtttcctctcctgggaaaatcCCTGCCCTGGTGAAGTTGACATTCAAGACCGGGAGATAGAACTGAGAAAAACATAACCTTAGA contains the following coding sequences:
- the SMIM24 gene encoding small integral membrane protein 24 — protein: MEAEQQQRPDARGGLNTPPATFIPLPRALDFEPQALSLALDFSSSLLRTLTQAGVRGSVLGRGAGVDLGPLLRVPGTQGRGGPTPHFLWHRPHPARRCPGQATSSSGRPAGLGKDGGPGWTDSGQTPSDSPFWQLWSWGWFRPSPVRPWRERVGRGAPAWCQAADPALLPHTAVQRKPWPAGLGAMLAFLFLIFILTVVYAVWCSESRSSNREKEEQTVKKEEKEGEGDWGLELEEKDRPRSHERVASFSM
- the LOC108393246 gene encoding small integral membrane protein 24; this translates as MGAPETLLLLAALHLPPAWAQQATERHLKPWLVGLAAVVGFLFIVFVLMLANRIWCSKERAEDEEGTMLRMETHPYQDIHPSEEGKRERKGEERKEKGSKAAKEGRKNLGLELEEREEPSDDGKAKNVAM
- the SMIM44 gene encoding small integral membrane protein 44, yielding MGLIQADGGGGSPNPLNPKTLSTSATWVTSGPLLPQVATMPGLAVKEGTEGWSPAPPLYEEYRPPPLDAIRLPRYTLYLLMAALLVAVVAYAIVGHLLKDLAHDLADWAFGPKLDQEDAPRELRPSLEGEDLEELDLQLALAWRGNEDTGGGSEGAPGEAPARVPHRPSIAFKDPPVQGSWGLP